One region of Clostridia bacterium genomic DNA includes:
- a CDS encoding NUDIX hydrolase, translating into MGVRRLNEVRRERSAGGVVVRWRPRPEVLLIHDRYGRWSLPKGHLEPGETDEEAALREIAEETGIRGRVLARVGETRYTFNAGGTPVEKTVAYFLIAAEHGTERPQPGEVTALRWVRAGDAAREVGYDNLRALVERAVVMAQRHRP; encoded by the coding sequence CTGGGAGTGAGGCGGTTGAACGAGGTCCGTCGCGAGCGGTCGGCGGGCGGCGTCGTCGTGCGCTGGCGCCCGCGCCCGGAGGTGCTGCTGATCCACGACCGCTACGGCCGCTGGTCGTTGCCGAAGGGCCACCTGGAGCCGGGGGAGACCGACGAGGAGGCGGCGCTCCGGGAGATCGCGGAGGAGACCGGCATCCGCGGGCGCGTTCTCGCGAGGGTGGGCGAGACGCGGTACACGTTCAACGCCGGTGGGACGCCGGTCGAAAAGACGGTCGCGTACTTCCTCATCGCCGCGGAGCACGGGACGGAACGGCCGCAGCCCGGCGAGGTGACGGCGCTCCGCTGGGTCCGTGCGGGCGACGCGGCGCGCGAGGTCGGCTACGACAACCTGCGGGCGCTCGTCGAGCGCGCCGTCGTGATGGCGCAGCGCCACAGGCCTTGA
- a CDS encoding lipoate--protein ligase family protein codes for MTDRPRYRLVDVRLDSPVLPLSPVLAETLAASAAEDGRPVVLLRRQRPYVLLGPKDRRLPRVADGLRWLAARGLPVYQRIGGGSAVWLDESCLSFGVARPCRDLTQMDRNFRELAEGVVRGLRRLGVEARFGAAPGSYCEGPYDLVVGQPPRKIAGVAQAIRGGFALVSGMVLVSQDPFAATALIQGFYDAAGDGRVLDAGAVTSLERELGRAVGVDEVADALRAGFTEVFELVDEPLSAREIARARRLAAERRLA; via the coding sequence GTGACGGATCGACCGCGGTACCGCCTCGTCGACGTTCGGCTGGATTCGCCCGTGCTGCCGCTCAGTCCCGTCCTCGCCGAGACGCTCGCCGCGTCCGCCGCCGAGGACGGGCGGCCCGTGGTCCTCCTGCGGCGCCAGCGGCCGTACGTGCTCCTCGGGCCCAAGGACCGGCGGCTGCCGCGCGTCGCCGACGGCCTGCGCTGGCTCGCGGCGCGCGGGCTTCCCGTCTACCAGCGCATCGGCGGCGGGAGCGCCGTGTGGCTCGACGAGTCGTGCCTCAGCTTCGGCGTCGCTCGCCCGTGCCGCGATCTCACGCAGATGGACCGCAACTTCCGGGAACTGGCCGAAGGCGTCGTCCGCGGCCTGCGGCGGCTGGGCGTGGAGGCCCGCTTCGGGGCGGCGCCGGGCTCCTACTGCGAAGGGCCCTACGACCTGGTGGTGGGCCAGCCGCCGCGCAAGATCGCCGGCGTCGCGCAGGCCATCCGCGGCGGCTTCGCGCTCGTCAGCGGCATGGTGCTCGTTTCCCAAGATCCGTTCGCCGCGACGGCGCTCATTCAGGGGTTCTACGACGCGGCGGGCGACGGGCGCGTCCTCGACGCGGGGGCGGTCACGTCCCTGGAGAGGGAACTCGGCCGCGCCGTCGGCGTCGACGAGGTGGCCGACGCCCTGCGCGCCGGATTCACGGAAGTGTTCGAGCTCGTGGACGAGCCCCTGTCGGCGCGGGAGATCGCGCGCGCCCGCCGGCTGGCGGCGGAGCGCCGCCTCGCGTGA
- a CDS encoding CBS domain-containing protein, with translation MFVSNRMVTDVPTLREEQTLAEALNIMDADNWEALPVLAEDGSLLGVLTMEAIVHRLLKERSFEGLAAARVGEAAVRGVAIEAGDIIEEAAFLMKKHDLSALPVVDENGRALGVITERMLYGTFIDMMGLRERGSRITLVVEDRIGALADIAQVVMRNRTSIASLATFVPPDRPRFVQVVLRVRTTTPEKIVEDLRAEGYRVTHVSQVWE, from the coding sequence ATGTTCGTTTCGAATCGGATGGTCACGGACGTGCCGACGCTGCGCGAGGAACAGACGCTCGCCGAGGCCCTGAACATCATGGACGCCGACAACTGGGAGGCCCTGCCCGTCCTGGCGGAGGACGGTTCGCTCCTCGGCGTCCTCACCATGGAAGCGATCGTCCATCGCCTCTTGAAGGAGCGGAGCTTCGAGGGTCTCGCCGCGGCGCGGGTGGGGGAGGCGGCCGTCCGCGGGGTGGCGATCGAAGCGGGCGACATCATCGAAGAGGCCGCCTTCCTCATGAAGAAGCACGACCTGAGCGCCCTGCCCGTCGTGGACGAGAACGGGCGCGCCCTCGGCGTCATCACCGAGCGCATGCTGTACGGGACGTTCATCGACATGATGGGCCTGCGCGAGCGGGGCAGCCGCATCACGCTGGTCGTGGAGGACCGCATCGGGGCGCTCGCCGACATCGCGCAGGTGGTGATGCGCAACCGCACGAGCATCGCGAGCCTCGCGACCTTCGTCCCGCCCGACCGGCCGCGCTTCGTCCAGGTTGTGCTGCGCGTGCGCACCACGACGCCCGAGAAAATCGTCGAGGACCTGCGCGCGGAAGGCTACCGGGTGACGCACGTGTCCCAGGTCTGGGAGTGA
- the hemB gene encoding porphobilinogen synthase translates to MPFPVHRPRRLRRTPALRRLVAESRLAPDALVYPLFVVDAKGVAEPIAAMPGQFRYSPDRVVDAAREAADLGIPAVLLFGVPDRKDPVGSGAYADDGVVQRAVRNLKDALPDLLVITDVCLCEYTDHGHCGVLADRRGQRTVDNDPTLELLARTAVSHARAGADIVAPSDMMDGRVGAIRRALDEEGFEDVAILSYAAKYASAYYGPFREAAESAPSFGDRRAYQMDPANAREALREMRLDLEEGADMLMVKPAGPYLDIVRAAREAFDVPIAAYQVSGEYAMIRAAAERGWVDGEAVMWESLLGIARAGADVIITYFAVEAARRLQGGGPAAAAAKGDRPAR, encoded by the coding sequence ATGCCGTTTCCCGTCCACCGTCCGCGCCGCCTGCGCCGCACGCCGGCCCTGCGCCGGCTCGTGGCGGAGTCGCGCCTCGCCCCGGACGCCCTCGTGTACCCGTTGTTCGTCGTCGACGCCAAGGGCGTGGCGGAGCCGATCGCGGCCATGCCGGGCCAGTTCCGCTACAGTCCCGACCGCGTCGTGGACGCCGCGCGTGAGGCCGCCGATCTCGGCATCCCGGCGGTGCTCCTCTTCGGCGTGCCGGACCGCAAGGACCCGGTCGGCAGCGGCGCGTACGCGGACGACGGGGTCGTGCAGCGGGCCGTGCGCAACCTCAAGGACGCCCTGCCGGACCTGCTCGTCATCACGGACGTGTGCCTTTGCGAGTACACCGACCACGGCCACTGCGGCGTTCTCGCCGACCGGCGCGGCCAGCGCACGGTCGACAACGACCCCACGCTGGAATTGCTCGCCCGCACCGCCGTCTCGCACGCGCGCGCCGGCGCCGACATCGTGGCGCCGTCGGACATGATGGACGGCCGCGTGGGCGCCATCCGCCGCGCCCTGGACGAGGAAGGATTCGAGGACGTCGCCATCCTCTCGTACGCGGCGAAGTACGCCTCCGCGTACTACGGGCCGTTCCGCGAGGCGGCGGAGTCGGCGCCGTCGTTCGGCGACCGCCGCGCGTACCAGATGGATCCCGCCAACGCGCGCGAAGCCCTGCGGGAGATGCGCCTCGACCTCGAGGAAGGCGCCGACATGCTCATGGTCAAGCCGGCCGGACCGTACCTGGACATCGTGCGCGCGGCGCGCGAGGCCTTCGACGTCCCCATCGCGGCGTACCAGGTCAGCGGCGAGTACGCCATGATCCGCGCCGCGGCCGAACGCGGGTGGGTCGACGGCGAGGCCGTGATGTGGGAGTCGCTGCTCGGCATCGCCCGGGCCGGCGCGGACGTGATCATCACCTACTTCGCCGTGGAAGCCGCCCGGCGGCTCCAGGGGGGCGGGCCAGCGGCCGCCGCCGCGAAGGGAGACCGGCCCGCACGGTGA
- a CDS encoding uroporphyrinogen-III synthase: MAVVSGGIRGGMPDEAPLAGIVVWNTRPRDDGAGEDALSRALAAAGARELRLPTARVRPAEDLGELDAALREAERVLAWVFTSPRAVRVTDARARELGVRPAYDGGRGPAPAVWAVGPQTAHAVAGSVFRALPLRALEGRGGRDLWPALRAKLPSPAPARDTLVWPRSSLAATSGWKALLDLGYRGLAPVAYETEPVPEDLEAVRRAAQDPRGGVIWLASPSAVRGLAGAWPGAARDRSRSPEASPLGAWRVACIGPTTAAACEAEGLPVHAVAASPSPEAAVAAIAAALDPANAAARGLAARDRRKKG, from the coding sequence ATGGCCGTCGTGAGCGGCGGGATCCGCGGCGGGATGCCGGACGAGGCGCCGCTGGCCGGGATCGTCGTCTGGAACACGCGCCCGCGGGACGACGGCGCGGGCGAGGACGCGCTGTCGCGTGCGCTCGCCGCGGCAGGGGCGCGGGAACTGCGCCTCCCCACGGCGCGCGTGCGCCCGGCGGAGGATCTGGGCGAGCTGGACGCGGCGCTGCGCGAGGCGGAGCGCGTCCTCGCGTGGGTGTTCACAAGCCCGCGCGCCGTGCGCGTGACGGACGCGCGCGCGCGTGAACTGGGCGTGCGGCCGGCGTACGATGGGGGGCGCGGGCCGGCGCCGGCCGTGTGGGCCGTGGGGCCGCAGACGGCGCACGCCGTGGCGGGGAGCGTCTTTCGGGCGCTCCCGCTCCGCGCGCTGGAAGGGCGCGGGGGACGGGACCTCTGGCCCGCGCTGCGGGCGAAACTGCCGTCCCCGGCGCCGGCGCGCGACACGCTGGTGTGGCCGAGGTCGTCGCTCGCCGCGACGAGCGGGTGGAAGGCCCTGCTCGATCTCGGCTACCGCGGCCTCGCGCCGGTGGCGTACGAGACCGAACCCGTGCCCGAGGATCTGGAGGCGGTGCGCAGGGCGGCGCAGGACCCGCGGGGCGGCGTCATCTGGCTGGCCAGTCCCTCGGCCGTGCGCGGCCTGGCGGGCGCGTGGCCGGGTGCGGCCCGCGACAGATCCCGCTCTCCGGAAGCCTCGCCGTTGGGCGCGTGGCGCGTCGCCTGCATCGGCCCCACGACGGCCGCCGCCTGCGAAGCCGAAGGCCTGCCGGTGCACGCGGTCGCCGCCTCGCCCTCACCGGAGGCCGCCGTCGCCGCGATCGCCGCCGCCCTCGACCCGGCGAACGCGGCCGCGCGCGGCCTCGCCGCCCGAGACCGCCGCAAGAAAGGATGA
- a CDS encoding D-alanyl-D-alanine carboxypeptidase, translating to MRRFIRIAAAGIAAACLTCVPLPRDAGSFRAWGPPVAEAAGPPEVTAEAAVLLDAESGRVLYQKHANERLEPASITKIVTALVALRHGNPEQVLTVDRASAAAPGSSAGLVPGERLTLRELLYALLLVSGNDAAETIARGLGGSIDTFAAWMNQAARDAGAAHSHFTNPHGLPDPAHETTALDMALITRAALQSPLIAKIVATREASIGGRGGPVHRYVNENKLLGRDGVDGVKTGYTTSAGHTYVASATRDGRRLIVVVLGDSKQGKYDDAMRLFDWGFAQFQPRRLLAPGQEVGQVQVVGGTRYYTPLVVPAAAGVTVRAAPWDTVAIRTEAVTVMRAPVPRGLRVGTLTVYVGGRRVASYPMLVGVQVPRAAATPVAGAGPAWWHWAWDWVRRLASTDL from the coding sequence TTGCGGCGATTCATCCGCATCGCGGCCGCGGGGATTGCGGCGGCGTGCTTGACGTGCGTGCCGCTGCCCCGGGACGCCGGGTCCTTCCGCGCCTGGGGCCCGCCGGTGGCCGAAGCGGCGGGACCGCCTGAAGTCACGGCGGAAGCCGCCGTCTTGCTCGACGCCGAGAGCGGCCGCGTGCTGTATCAGAAACATGCGAATGAGCGGCTTGAGCCGGCGAGCATCACCAAGATCGTCACGGCCCTCGTGGCGCTGCGCCACGGGAACCCGGAGCAGGTTCTGACCGTCGACCGCGCGTCGGCGGCGGCGCCCGGGTCCTCCGCCGGGCTCGTGCCCGGCGAGCGCCTGACGCTCCGCGAGTTGCTCTACGCGCTCCTGCTCGTGTCCGGCAACGACGCGGCCGAGACGATCGCGCGCGGCCTGGGCGGGTCGATCGACACGTTCGCCGCGTGGATGAACCAGGCGGCGCGGGACGCCGGCGCCGCGCACAGCCACTTCACGAATCCGCACGGGCTGCCCGATCCCGCGCACGAGACGACGGCGCTGGACATGGCGCTCATCACGCGCGCCGCCCTGCAGTCGCCGCTCATCGCGAAGATCGTCGCCACCCGCGAGGCGTCCATCGGCGGCAGGGGCGGCCCGGTCCACCGGTACGTGAACGAGAACAAGCTCCTCGGCCGCGACGGCGTGGACGGCGTCAAGACGGGCTACACCACGTCCGCAGGACACACGTACGTGGCCTCGGCCACGCGCGACGGGCGCCGACTGATCGTCGTGGTGCTCGGCGACTCGAAGCAGGGCAAGTACGACGACGCCATGCGGCTGTTCGACTGGGGCTTCGCCCAGTTCCAGCCGCGCCGCCTCCTCGCTCCGGGGCAGGAAGTCGGCCAGGTGCAGGTCGTCGGCGGCACGCGATACTATACGCCGCTCGTCGTCCCCGCGGCCGCGGGTGTCACCGTCCGGGCCGCCCCGTGGGACACGGTGGCCATCCGGACGGAGGCGGTGACGGTCATGCGCGCCCCGGTGCCGCGCGGCCTGCGCGTGGGCACGCTGACCGTGTACGTGGGCGGGCGCAGGGTGGCGAGCTATCCCATGCTCGTCGGGGTGCAGGTGCCGCGCGCCGCCGCGACGCCCGTCGCAGGCGCCGGCCCCGCCTGGTGGCACTGGGCGTGGGACTGGGTGCGACGGCTGGCCTCCACGGACCTGTGA
- a CDS encoding methylmalonyl-CoA mutase family protein, with protein MAVTRPTDRDDAFVTLSGLPVKRVYGPEDLAGFDPERDLGEPGQYPFTRGIHETMYRGRLWTMRQFAGYGTAEETNARFKYLLEQGQTGLSCAFDFPTLLGWDSDSPRAEGEVGRLGVAVDTLADMERLFDGIPLDQVSTSFTINSSAQIILAMYLVVAEKQGVPWDKVRGTVQNDILKEYTAQKTYIYPPKPSLRIITDMFAFCSKHVPNFNTISISGYHIREAGATATQELAFTLADGFTYVEEGIRAGLDVDAFAPRLSFFFDVHNDFFEEIAKFRAARRIWAREMRERFGAKDPRSWKLRFHAQTAGVTLTAQQAENNIVRVALQALAAVLGGAQSLHTNSMDEALALPTEKAVRIALRTQQIIAHETGVTNTVDPLGGSYFVEALTNKLEEGAYEYFRRIDELGGMVAAIEKGFIQREIADASYRYQRAVAAGDVTIVGVNRFQIEEDTPIPLLRVDPELERKQIARLKEVKRTRDNRRVAETLRELKRVASSNENIMPAILECVRAYCTLQEMDDVLREVFGTYEEEAII; from the coding sequence ATGGCCGTAACGCGGCCGACCGATCGGGACGACGCGTTTGTCACCCTCTCCGGACTGCCCGTGAAACGGGTCTACGGGCCGGAGGATCTCGCCGGCTTCGACCCGGAACGCGACCTCGGCGAACCGGGGCAGTACCCGTTCACCCGCGGCATCCACGAGACGATGTACCGCGGCCGGCTTTGGACGATGCGCCAGTTCGCCGGCTACGGCACCGCAGAGGAGACGAACGCCCGCTTCAAGTACCTCCTTGAGCAGGGCCAGACCGGGCTCTCGTGCGCGTTCGACTTTCCCACGCTCCTCGGCTGGGATTCCGACAGCCCGCGCGCGGAGGGAGAGGTCGGCCGGCTCGGCGTCGCCGTCGACACCCTCGCAGACATGGAGCGCCTGTTCGACGGGATCCCCCTCGACCAGGTCAGCACCTCGTTCACGATCAACTCCTCGGCGCAGATCATCCTCGCGATGTACCTCGTGGTCGCGGAGAAGCAGGGCGTTCCCTGGGACAAGGTCCGCGGCACGGTGCAGAACGACATCCTCAAGGAGTACACGGCACAGAAGACCTACATCTACCCGCCGAAGCCGAGCCTGCGCATCATCACGGACATGTTCGCCTTCTGCTCCAAGCACGTGCCCAACTTCAACACGATCAGCATTTCGGGCTACCACATCCGCGAGGCCGGCGCGACGGCTACGCAGGAGCTTGCCTTCACGCTCGCGGACGGGTTCACGTACGTGGAAGAAGGCATCCGGGCGGGCCTGGACGTCGACGCGTTCGCGCCACGCCTCTCGTTCTTCTTCGACGTGCACAACGATTTCTTCGAGGAGATCGCCAAGTTCCGCGCCGCCCGGCGCATTTGGGCGCGGGAGATGCGGGAGCGGTTCGGGGCCAAGGACCCGCGCTCGTGGAAGCTGCGCTTCCACGCGCAGACGGCGGGCGTGACCCTGACGGCGCAGCAGGCCGAGAACAACATCGTGCGCGTGGCGCTGCAGGCGCTGGCGGCCGTGCTGGGCGGCGCGCAGAGCCTGCACACGAACTCCATGGACGAGGCCCTCGCGCTGCCCACGGAGAAGGCCGTGCGCATCGCGCTGCGGACCCAGCAGATCATCGCGCACGAGACCGGCGTCACGAACACCGTCGACCCGCTGGGCGGCTCGTACTTCGTCGAGGCCCTCACGAACAAGCTGGAGGAGGGCGCGTACGAGTATTTCCGCCGCATCGACGAGCTCGGCGGCATGGTGGCCGCCATCGAAAAGGGATTCATCCAGCGGGAGATCGCGGACGCGAGCTACCGGTACCAGCGCGCCGTGGCCGCGGGAGACGTCACCATCGTCGGCGTGAACCGCTTCCAGATCGAGGAGGACACGCCGATCCCCCTCTTGCGCGTCGACCCGGAGCTGGAGCGCAAGCAGATCGCCCGGCTGAAGGAGGTCAAGCGCACGCGCGACAACCGCCGCGTCGCGGAGACGCTGCGGGAGCTGAAGCGCGTCGCGTCCTCGAACGAGAACATCATGCCGGCCATCCTCGAGTGCGTGCGCGCGTACTGCACGCTGCAGGAGATGGATGACGTCCTCCGCGAGGTGTTCGGCACGTACGAGGAGGAGGCGATCATCTGA
- the meaB gene encoding methylmalonyl Co-A mutase-associated GTPase MeaB, translated as MDDWAGRLLAGDRLALARGITWVENGDPRGAALLRAVYGRTGRAWVVGVTGAPGAGKSTLVMALAARFAAGGRTVGVVAVDPSSPFTGGAVLGDRVRWTRRIEGDVFFRSLASRGQLGGLSRAAFDAIRLMDAAGRDVVLVETVGAGQAEVDVMRAAHTTLVVSVPGLGDEIQATKAGILEIGDIYVVNKADREGADDTARDLRMMLGLSPLAQGRREGLTPARDGEGPLWFPPVVKVSAAHGTGLEELLRHMEDHLVYLKESGRFTQLGQEEDRARMEERLKELAFREALERARRRGALDDVLLRLAAKELDPETAARLVLDASRPEEAET; from the coding sequence GTGGACGACTGGGCCGGGCGTCTCCTCGCCGGGGACCGGCTCGCGCTGGCGCGGGGCATCACGTGGGTGGAGAACGGCGACCCCCGCGGGGCCGCTCTCCTGCGCGCCGTGTACGGCCGCACGGGCCGCGCCTGGGTGGTCGGGGTCACGGGCGCGCCGGGCGCCGGCAAGAGCACGCTCGTCATGGCCCTGGCCGCGCGGTTCGCGGCGGGCGGCCGCACGGTGGGCGTCGTCGCGGTGGATCCCAGCAGCCCCTTCACGGGCGGCGCCGTTCTCGGGGACCGCGTCCGCTGGACGCGCCGCATCGAAGGCGACGTCTTCTTCCGCAGCCTCGCGAGCCGCGGCCAGCTGGGCGGGCTGTCGCGCGCCGCGTTCGACGCGATCCGCCTCATGGACGCGGCGGGCCGGGATGTCGTGCTCGTGGAGACGGTCGGCGCCGGTCAGGCCGAGGTCGACGTCATGCGGGCCGCGCACACGACGCTCGTCGTCTCCGTCCCCGGTCTCGGCGACGAAATCCAGGCCACGAAGGCCGGCATCCTCGAAATCGGCGACATCTACGTCGTGAACAAGGCCGACCGCGAGGGGGCGGACGACACCGCCCGCGACCTCCGCATGATGCTCGGCCTCTCTCCCCTCGCACAGGGGCGGCGCGAAGGGCTCACGCCCGCGAGGGACGGCGAGGGCCCCCTCTGGTTTCCGCCCGTCGTCAAGGTCTCGGCGGCGCACGGCACCGGCCTCGAAGAGCTCCTCCGGCACATGGAGGACCACCTCGTGTACCTCAAGGAGAGCGGGCGCTTCACGCAGCTCGGCCAGGAGGAGGACCGCGCCCGCATGGAGGAGCGCCTGAAGGAACTCGCCTTCCGCGAGGCGCTCGAGCGCGCGCGGAGGCGCGGCGCGCTGGACGATGTCCTCCTCCGCCTCGCCGCGAAAGAATTGGATCCCGAGACGGCCGCGCGGCTGGTGCTGGACGCGTCGCGTCCCGAGGAGGCGGAGACGTGA
- a CDS encoding cobalamin B12-binding domain-containing protein: MPERPIRVLVAKPGLDSHDRGAKVLARALRDAGMEVIYTGLHRTPEEVVRAAVDEDVDVVCISLLSGAHPVLVPKVVRGLREAGLTETVVLLGGTIPDADIPDMLAAGVAGVFGPGSDIDRIVAFIREKVAEARAGAARA; encoded by the coding sequence ATGCCGGAGCGTCCGATCCGCGTGCTCGTCGCCAAGCCGGGCCTGGACAGCCACGATCGCGGCGCGAAGGTGCTGGCGCGCGCCCTGCGCGACGCCGGAATGGAGGTCATCTACACCGGCCTGCATCGCACGCCGGAGGAAGTGGTGCGGGCGGCCGTGGACGAGGACGTCGACGTCGTCTGCATCAGCCTGTTGTCCGGGGCGCATCCGGTGCTCGTTCCGAAGGTGGTGCGCGGCCTGCGCGAGGCGGGCCTCACGGAGACCGTGGTGCTGCTGGGCGGCACCATCCCCGACGCGGATATCCCCGACATGCTCGCCGCCGGCGTGGCCGGCGTGTTCGGACCGGGTTCCGACATCGACCGCATCGTTGCCTTCATCCGGGAGAAGGTCGCGGAAGCGCGCGCGGGTGCGGCCCGTGCCTGA
- a CDS encoding acyl-CoA dehydrogenase family protein produces MNFALTPEQRALQEAARDFAQREILPGAAENDRTGDFPWPSLRALWDAGYLGLTIPEAYGGGGLDILAHTLVLEQIAKADAAVAVLMEVHNTLHAEAVARWGSPELKAEVLPRLAADRLGAFALTEPQAGSDAAAIRTRARRDGDGWRITGEKAFITGAGQADYYLVFAVTQPDRGTRGITCFEVEKGSEGLSFGRPQAKMGIRAAHTASLVLDDVFVPDARRVGEEGAGYRIALSVLDIGRIGIAAQALGIAEAALERAVAFAGEREQFGRKIGEFQGIQWKLAEMATEIEAARWLVYRAAWLATQPGRHTPEISKAKLFASRTAVRAALEAVQIHGGYGYMQEVGVERLLRDAKITEIYEGTSEIQRLVIANSLLRGRA; encoded by the coding sequence GTGAACTTCGCGCTGACGCCGGAGCAGCGCGCGCTGCAGGAAGCCGCGCGGGACTTCGCGCAACGGGAGATCCTGCCGGGCGCGGCGGAGAACGACCGGACGGGCGATTTCCCCTGGCCGAGCCTGCGAGCGCTGTGGGACGCGGGCTACCTGGGCCTGACGATTCCCGAGGCTTATGGCGGCGGCGGGCTCGACATCCTCGCGCACACCCTGGTGCTGGAACAGATCGCCAAGGCCGACGCGGCCGTCGCCGTCCTCATGGAAGTGCACAACACGCTGCACGCCGAGGCCGTGGCGCGCTGGGGCTCCCCCGAGCTCAAGGCCGAGGTCCTGCCGCGCCTGGCCGCCGACCGGCTCGGCGCTTTTGCGCTGACGGAGCCGCAGGCCGGCTCGGACGCGGCCGCGATCCGCACGCGGGCGCGCAGGGACGGGGACGGCTGGCGCATTACGGGCGAAAAGGCGTTCATCACGGGCGCCGGCCAGGCCGACTATTACCTCGTCTTCGCCGTGACGCAGCCGGACCGCGGCACCCGCGGCATCACCTGCTTCGAGGTGGAGAAGGGCAGCGAGGGCCTGTCCTTCGGCCGGCCGCAAGCCAAAATGGGCATCCGCGCGGCGCACACCGCCTCGCTGGTCCTCGACGACGTGTTCGTGCCGGACGCGCGCCGCGTCGGCGAGGAAGGCGCCGGCTACCGCATCGCCCTCTCCGTATTGGACATCGGCCGCATCGGCATCGCGGCCCAGGCGCTGGGCATCGCCGAGGCCGCGCTGGAACGGGCCGTCGCGTTCGCGGGCGAACGGGAACAGTTCGGGCGCAAGATCGGCGAGTTCCAGGGCATCCAGTGGAAGCTCGCGGAGATGGCCACGGAGATCGAAGCGGCGCGCTGGCTCGTGTACCGCGCCGCGTGGCTCGCCACCCAGCCGGGCCGGCACACGCCGGAGATCTCGAAGGCAAAGCTCTTCGCCTCGCGCACGGCCGTGCGCGCCGCCCTCGAAGCCGTCCAGATCCACGGCGGCTATGGGTACATGCAGGAGGTGGGGGTGGAGCGCCTCCTGCGGGACGCGAAGATCACCGAGATCTACGAGGGCACGAGCGAGATCCAGCGGCTGGTCATCGCGAACAGCCTGTTGCGCGGCCGCGCCTGA